One genomic segment of Caldimonas brevitalea includes these proteins:
- a CDS encoding DUF4166 domain-containing protein, which yields MNTVLHPAAADRAPELNFAEMVGAAQWQQLSLPIRRRFAAGHGDVSYRGSMALRASPLGRCFALLARLLGSPLAAGRQHEVPTTVNVRHDGRGGVVWERLLGRPDAAGAQCVRSTKRMGPDSTLEECTDGGLSMSLAVRVEDGALVFYSRCYFVLLLGRWRLPVPALLTPGTCRVEHRDEGPGRFRFTLDMVHPLWGHTFHQTGVFADPEAC from the coding sequence ACCGGGCGCCCGAACTGAACTTTGCGGAGATGGTCGGCGCCGCCCAATGGCAACAGCTGTCGCTCCCGATCCGCCGACGCTTCGCAGCCGGTCATGGCGATGTTTCGTACCGCGGTTCGATGGCGCTGCGGGCCTCCCCCCTGGGCCGCTGCTTCGCCCTGCTGGCCCGGCTGCTCGGCAGCCCGTTGGCCGCCGGCCGCCAGCACGAGGTGCCGACCACGGTGAACGTGCGCCATGACGGCCGCGGCGGTGTCGTCTGGGAGCGGCTGCTCGGGCGGCCCGATGCAGCGGGCGCCCAGTGTGTGCGTTCCACCAAGCGGATGGGCCCGGACAGCACGCTCGAGGAATGCACCGACGGCGGCTTGTCGATGAGCCTGGCCGTGCGCGTGGAGGACGGTGCCCTGGTGTTCTACAGCCGTTGCTACTTCGTGCTGCTGCTGGGCCGCTGGCGGCTGCCCGTGCCGGCCCTGCTGACGCCCGGCACCTGCCGCGTCGAACACCGCGATGAAGGCCCCGGGCGTTTCCGCTTCACGCTGGACATGGTTCATCCGCTGTGGGGCCACACCTTTCACCAAACCGGCGTCTTCGCCGATCCAGAGGCATGCTGA